The DNA window ATTTCTTATTTATTGTTCTCTTTTTGTTGATAGTCGGGCACTGTCCAAGAATATTGGCTGCAGCTCGAACATTGTGTGACATTGCGACTAAACCCTTGAGGCAAAACCCGGATGGTATTACAAGGTGGCCGAAGAAGCCTTCACAAAAGGCCATGAAAGCTCGTAAGACAAAATCAATTGAGAAACCGGACGAGATATATGCAACACCCTCTTCTTTATTGGGATCTGACAAACTGGTGAGATGTGACACGGACCAGTTAATCCTCTCGAAAAGGCCTAAGCTCTCTGTAGTTGAGAATAAGAAGGATCTCAACCACATAAACGGTGTTAGAAAAGGACCCATAGCTTGGTCTACTCCTAGATCAAGTAGATCATCGCCTGGCAAATCAGTAAGTGAAATACGGCATACCACTGCCAATGTAGTAAAGCCACCATGTACGAATCTTCCACCTACGGTTTTAGATAAGCCTTGCAACAGTCAACATAAGTTGCGGAAACTAATGTCCGTAGACTGGAAGAGGGGAAGAGATAGGCTTGATTAATGAAAAGTTgtcgtctttttctttttcccgatGTCGAAGTTTGCATTCAACAATTATTGCAAAATTTATCGACCTCTGTACGAGGTTAAACCGGTGTTCCtggtttatttgtatatatatcgCGATGTAGGTGGGAATGAAATAGTTGTGCTATGGCTGGAAAGGGAAAAACAAAATGTTACAATAGTAACATCCAAGTGATAGTTTGTAGAAATACTGCAAGGGAATTCTTTGCCTTGTATATTTTAGAGCAATTGTTGAGGCAATAGAAATTTCAGTTTCTCACACTTTAGCTTTTCAGCTTCCAGTATGTGTTTGTTAGGAGTATTGTTCCATTTTTTGAACTTCTATTTATTTGAAGGATCTTATCCACATTCATATTTACGTAGTTCAAGTTCATGTCCTTTACattctaataattatatttcaTACTTATATTTCAACTTTACAGTTACAAGtgtaggtaaaagtatcataaaagtttttatattaagagtatcataaaaatttttatattaagagtcaaattatttttttatacgaAAAATGGTAAACTAGTTTCTATACtttaagttgaaaaataaaaaaatttattcatttttagttAAGAATTGGTCTTTGTGTGTCTGAATGTGATATGTCATGTATCACTCTTTAGTTATCTATTAGTTACActatattttaatagtaaaaatagataaaatttttaactgattgatttattcattttctAGTGTAAGGGGTAAAATAGAATCTGATTCTAAGGAacttttattgtaattttatctaaaaataaatatatatatatatataaaaaaattagagtaaTAGCTAATAATTGGATATGCAACTTTGGGTCGAAAATATGAATTACTTGTGAcgtaaacaaaaacaaaactggAAAACCTAAGAAAACATTTGATCCAACAAAAGAACCAAAGCCATTGCCAAACCAGGATCAAATCCAGCCTCTACAATCAACATAAAAACCTCTACACCAAAAGAAACACCTCCAATTATTGCATCTTTTCTCTTAATCTCAGCCACCACTTTCTTTGCTTCATTCACCACTTTACACGATCTATGCGAATAGGATCCTTCGATCATATAAACGTACTTTTCGTCCGTTGACCGGCCCCGATATACGTATGCTAGTACATTAGGGTTGTTATGTAAGATGTTAATACATTTCTTTACATAGAAAATCGGTTGCTCCTCTGATCGTTTTGTTGATATACAATGAGCACCTATTTCCCCACCATAGATAAACCAAGTATCCAAGAATCTAAGGTTCTGttcataaaaaaaagataaattaatccccttaaatttcaataaaaaaaaataaagagtcgAAGAAACATGAAAGGTATGAAAATTATAGTACCTTGTTACGTCGCATTGTCAGTATGGATTTTCCAACCCCATCCATAAGAACAAGTTCTTTAGGGCGTTGTCCTATGTAAGTTTCGACTCGATAAACTACATTACCATCGGAATTAATCACGGTGAATCCGTTACAGCTCATTACAAGCGATTTTCTCCACACCGTTAGCGACATGCATAGATCACTTTGGGTCGTCGGTAACTCGGCCGACCAACGTCGTTCTTCATGTACCGATCTTGATGAAGATTTCATGAAAAAAGACATTCTTACATATATGTTGGAACAAACATGGTGACAGGAAAGTATATTTATAAGGTAGATAGTAGAGTATAAATAAGtgtataaaatatttgaaatttgttttaatatttttgtgcaAATTGTGGAAAGAGACAAATTCTTTTACCTGTCAATGACTCTTTTTCCAGAGAAAAATCTTGATGGGaaatatttgattaatttaatcacatgttaTTTAAAAATTCACTGTTGTTAGTCATGGGAAATGTGAGATTCCGGAATTGATAGGGTATCATCGGCAC is part of the Gossypium hirsutum isolate 1008001.06 chromosome D11, Gossypium_hirsutum_v2.1, whole genome shotgun sequence genome and encodes:
- the LOC107903056 gene encoding protein LURP-one-related 17; the encoded protein is MSFFMKSSSRSVHEERRWSAELPTTQSDLCMSLTVWRKSLVMSCNGFTVINSDGNVVYRVETYIGQRPKELVLMDGVGKSILTMRRNKNLRFLDTWFIYGGEIGAHCISTKRSEEQPIFYVKKCINILHNNPNVLAYVYRGRSTDEKYVYMIEGSYSHRSCKVVNEAKKVVAEIKRKDAIIGGVSFGVEVFMLIVEAGFDPGLAMALVLLLDQMFS